A portion of the Acidiphilium multivorum AIU301 genome contains these proteins:
- a CDS encoding molybdopterin-guanine dinucleotide biosynthesis protein MobA, with amino-acid sequence MELDRAPEPKIGPVAMQMARQGRGARAHALRDAMQVRQDRSLLRTMSRSWEQVRQAGANLMQTMRERLPGLASVLRQALPLPSALIAATATPDMQRATQMLDIRAAEKILKTREHENQQRQQQRTPDRGRERSRGIEM; translated from the coding sequence ATGGAACTGGACCGCGCCCCGGAACCCAAGATCGGCCCCGTCGCCATGCAGATGGCACGCCAGGGACGCGGCGCGCGGGCTCACGCCCTCCGGGACGCCATGCAGGTCAGGCAGGATCGCAGCCTGCTCCGCACCATGAGCCGCTCCTGGGAACAGGTCCGCCAGGCCGGCGCAAACCTCATGCAGACCATGCGCGAACGCCTCCCCGGCCTCGCCAGCGTGCTCAGACAGGCTTTGCCCCTGCCCTCCGCCCTGATCGCCGCAACCGCCACCCCGGACATGCAACGCGCCACCCAGATGCTGGACATCCGAGCCGCCGAGAAAATCCTCAAAACCCGCGAGCACGAGAACCAGCAACGCCAGCAGCAACGCACACCGGACCGGGGCCGGGAACGCAGCCGGGGGATCGAGATGTAG
- a CDS encoding Tn3 family transposase, translated as MPLRVLLSAEQRARLFSIPTDMASMSRHYVLDAADLAMVRVRRRASNRLGFAVQLCVLRFPGRTLDPSEYPPAPALAFVAEQIGVDPLLFAEYARRAETRREHLVELQKFTGLRSFGLDDWRACLHAGADTAWATDRGEPIIQAMLVHLRESRVLLPSATVLERIGLAARVRARKKTFEVLAAGMADAERSALTELLTVDPELRRSRFAWLRDYSESPAPSNIVSLLDRLEYVRAMGIDPARAGRIHAARLVRLTDEGALMTVQHIADLEPARRTAILIAQIASLETRLTDATLAMFEKYVGTLFSRARNRDERRFQATRRDVAKALLLFRRTIAALRQAKEAGEDGITAIEREIGMNQLEDVLPIIGAVADVADQDILVTAAERYTVLRRFSPRFLAAFDFRSNMPNDPVLAAIELLRALNRGAIRSLPKRPPSTFLPPQWRKLIFAGGTADRRLYETAVLAVLRDKLRGSNIWVAGSRDYQAFETYLLPAGAGAATGIDGEADPDRYVASRAEMLRERLTFVAARAAQGDLDGVEIEDGKLFIARTPPTVPDAARDLALRLNSMLPRVRITEVLSEVDAWTGFTDRFVHLRTGNPVTDKAALLAAVLADGTNLGLARMADASRGLSYHHLVNVAQWHISDDNYVAARAAIINAHHAHPMAAIWDDGTSSSSDGQYFRAAGRAGAGGSVNAKYGIEPGAVIYTHVSGQYGPFHTRVISATMSEAPYVLDGLLHHVHQTDLRIAEHYTDTAGATDHVFGLCHLLGYRFAPRIKDLRDRKLYTIEKPGTWPLLVPLIGDAVETTAILGQWPELMRLKASINAGTVLPSVILRKLAAAGGGNTLSRALRAVGRIERTLFTLQWLSDPALRQRSHAGLNKGEASNALRRAVFFHRQGEIRDRTFENQSFRASGLSLITAAIVHWNTIYLDQAVQHLRAQGTAVPDDLLAHVAPLGWEHIALTGDYVWNPANPNASFRPLRDVRAPFIPRAA; from the coding sequence ATGCCACTCCGCGTTCTTTTATCCGCTGAACAACGAGCCCGTTTGTTTTCAATTCCAACGGACATGGCCTCCATGAGCCGGCATTACGTACTGGATGCTGCTGACCTCGCTATGGTCAGGGTCAGACGCCGGGCAAGCAACCGGCTCGGCTTTGCCGTGCAACTCTGTGTTCTCCGCTTCCCAGGCCGCACTCTGGATCCATCGGAATATCCACCGGCGCCGGCGCTGGCTTTTGTTGCTGAACAGATCGGTGTCGATCCTTTGTTGTTTGCGGAATACGCGCGCCGTGCTGAAACCCGTCGGGAGCATTTGGTCGAGCTCCAAAAGTTCACTGGTCTGCGTAGTTTTGGCCTCGATGACTGGCGCGCCTGCCTACATGCTGGTGCGGATACGGCTTGGGCCACAGATCGCGGCGAACCCATCATCCAGGCTATGCTCGTTCATCTGAGAGAAAGCCGGGTATTGCTTCCCTCGGCGACAGTGTTGGAGCGAATTGGACTGGCCGCCCGTGTCCGAGCACGCAAGAAAACATTCGAGGTGCTGGCAGCCGGGATGGCCGATGCGGAGCGCAGTGCTCTGACCGAGCTGCTGACGGTCGATCCCGAGTTGCGTCGCTCCCGTTTTGCCTGGCTGCGGGATTATTCGGAATCACCAGCTCCCTCCAACATCGTCTCCCTGCTCGATCGCCTCGAATATGTCCGCGCCATGGGCATTGATCCCGCACGGGCTGGTCGTATCCATGCTGCCCGCCTGGTCCGGCTGACCGACGAGGGGGCGCTCATGACCGTGCAGCACATCGCCGATCTGGAGCCGGCGCGGCGCACAGCCATTCTCATTGCCCAGATCGCAAGCCTGGAAACCCGTCTGACGGACGCGACGCTTGCCATGTTCGAGAAATATGTCGGCACTTTGTTCAGCCGGGCGCGCAACCGCGATGAGCGTCGGTTTCAGGCCACGCGGCGCGATGTCGCCAAGGCGCTACTGCTGTTCCGCCGGACGATCGCCGCCCTTCGCCAGGCGAAGGAGGCCGGAGAAGATGGGATCACCGCCATCGAGCGCGAGATCGGCATGAACCAGCTCGAAGATGTGCTGCCGATCATCGGCGCCGTCGCCGATGTGGCGGATCAGGATATTTTGGTCACGGCGGCCGAGCGATATACGGTGCTCCGCCGGTTCAGCCCCCGCTTCCTGGCCGCCTTCGATTTCCGGTCGAATATGCCGAACGATCCCGTTCTGGCCGCGATCGAACTTCTCCGCGCCCTGAACCGTGGCGCGATCCGCAGCTTGCCCAAGCGGCCGCCCTCCACGTTCCTGCCGCCGCAGTGGCGGAAATTGATTTTTGCCGGCGGCACAGCCGACCGGCGGCTCTATGAAACAGCGGTGCTGGCCGTGCTGCGCGACAAGCTGCGGGGCAGTAATATCTGGGTCGCTGGCAGCCGCGATTACCAGGCGTTCGAGACCTATCTGCTTCCGGCCGGGGCGGGTGCGGCCACCGGCATCGATGGTGAGGCCGATCCCGATCGTTACGTCGCAAGCCGGGCAGAGATGCTGCGCGAGCGTCTGACCTTCGTGGCCGCCCGGGCCGCGCAGGGCGACCTCGACGGGGTGGAGATTGAGGACGGCAAACTTTTTATCGCCCGCACGCCGCCCACCGTGCCCGACGCGGCTCGCGATCTGGCGCTGCGGCTGAACAGTATGCTGCCGCGGGTGCGGATCACCGAGGTTTTGAGCGAGGTCGATGCCTGGACCGGGTTCACGGACAGGTTCGTGCATCTGCGCACCGGTAACCCCGTCACCGACAAAGCGGCCCTGCTGGCAGCGGTGCTCGCTGACGGCACCAATCTTGGCCTTGCCCGCATGGCGGACGCCTCGCGCGGTCTCAGCTATCACCACCTGGTCAATGTGGCCCAATGGCACATCAGCGATGACAATTATGTCGCCGCCCGCGCCGCCATCATCAATGCGCACCATGCACACCCCATGGCGGCAATCTGGGATGATGGGACAAGCTCGTCTTCGGACGGGCAATATTTCCGGGCCGCAGGCCGCGCCGGAGCCGGCGGCTCGGTAAACGCCAAATACGGCATCGAGCCGGGCGCGGTGATCTACACCCATGTTTCCGGTCAATACGGACCGTTCCACACGCGCGTCATCTCCGCGACGATGAGCGAGGCGCCTTATGTGCTCGACGGGCTGCTGCATCATGTCCACCAGACCGATCTGCGCATCGCCGAGCATTATACCGATACCGCCGGCGCGACCGATCATGTCTTCGGTCTCTGCCATCTGCTGGGTTACAGGTTTGCCCCCAGGATCAAGGATCTCCGGGACCGCAAGCTCTACACGATAGAAAAGCCAGGCACCTGGCCGCTGCTGGTGCCGCTCATCGGCGACGCCGTCGAAACCACCGCCATCCTCGGGCAATGGCCGGAGTTGATGCGGTTAAAGGCATCCATCAATGCCGGCACTGTTCTGCCTTCCGTCATCTTGCGGAAGCTGGCCGCCGCCGGTGGAGGAAACACTCTGTCCAGGGCGTTACGGGCTGTGGGGCGGATCGAGCGCACCCTGTTCACCCTGCAATGGCTGTCCGATCCCGCTCTGCGCCAGCGCAGTCATGCCGGGCTCAATAAGGGCGAGGCCAGCAATGCCCTGCGCCGCGCCGTATTCTTCCATCGCCAGGGTGAAATCCGCGACCGCACCTTCGAAAATCAGAGCTTCCGGGCCTCCGGGCTCAGTCTCATCACCGCCGCCATCGTCCACTGGAATACCATCTATCTCGACCAGGCCGTCCAGCACCTGCGGGCCCAGGGTACGGCAGTGCCCGATGATCTCCTGGCGCATGTCGCGCCGCTCGGATGGGAACACATCGCTCTGACCGGCGATTATGTCTGGAATCCCGCCAATCCCAATGCCAGCTTCAGGCCGCTACGCGATGTTCGCGCTCCGTTCATACCCCGCGCCGCTTAG
- a CDS encoding recombinase family protein: MAHTLIGYARCSTDRQDLAAQRAELEQLGVKPDRIYTDHGLTGTNRARPGLAQALAAVRKGDTLVVPKLDRLARSVPDARAIADELITRGVKLALGAAVYDPTDPMGKMFFNILATFAEFEADLIRLRTREGMAIARAKGKLRGKRPTLSERQQKELRRMYDTGNYSITDLADLFSVSRPTIYRTLARQPANA; the protein is encoded by the coding sequence ATGGCCCACACCCTGATCGGTTACGCCCGCTGTTCAACCGACCGGCAAGATCTCGCCGCGCAACGCGCCGAACTCGAACAGCTCGGGGTAAAGCCGGACCGCATCTATACGGACCATGGCCTCACAGGCACCAATCGTGCCCGCCCCGGGCTTGCTCAAGCCTTGGCGGCGGTGCGTAAAGGCGACACCCTGGTCGTGCCAAAACTCGACCGCCTTGCACGCTCCGTTCCAGATGCCCGTGCGATCGCCGATGAACTCATTACCCGCGGTGTCAAACTCGCGCTCGGCGCGGCCGTCTATGACCCAACCGACCCAATGGGGAAGATGTTCTTCAACATTCTCGCCACCTTCGCAGAGTTTGAGGCCGACCTGATCCGGTTACGTACCAGAGAAGGCATGGCCATCGCTCGCGCCAAAGGAAAATTACGCGGCAAAAGGCCGACGCTATCCGAAAGACAACAAAAAGAACTGCGCCGCATGTACGACACTGGCAATTATTCCATCACTGATCTCGCAGACCTATTCTCCGTCTCCCGCCCAACCATCTATCGTACCCTCGCCAGGCAGCCCGCCAACGCTTAG
- the virB11 gene encoding P-type DNA transfer ATPase VirB11, with product MNDTEFSDDLVAESPAAPLLRFLLAPLQPWLNDGATEELCINRPGECWVRQRGVFERYKMPLDRSALEDIAVLAGALRRQDVGPTSPLCSTELPGGERLQVCLPPAVPTGTVSLTIRRPGSTVAPLSSVTSRYQSEGWNTWAQNRETRNFAEALEYYDSGDLEGFLAAAVRCRMTILLCGATGSGKTTMSKTLISAIPMAERIITIEDTAELVIPQPNHVRLLYSKDGLSTAKIDAEALLQASLRMRPNRVLLQELRDDAAWTYVNEVVSGHPGSITTIHGANPAQAFKKLFSLIKGSPKGAGFDDATLCDLLAAAVDLIIPFETSGSTYRIGKVWFGPDAARRGETAAALLRAA from the coding sequence ATGAACGACACCGAATTTTCCGATGATCTCGTTGCGGAAAGCCCGGCCGCGCCTCTGCTCCGCTTCCTGCTCGCCCCGCTGCAACCCTGGCTGAACGATGGGGCGACTGAGGAGCTGTGCATCAACAGGCCGGGCGAGTGCTGGGTGCGCCAGCGCGGCGTTTTCGAGCGATACAAGATGCCGCTCGATCGCTCGGCGCTGGAAGATATTGCCGTGCTCGCCGGCGCGCTGCGCCGTCAGGATGTTGGCCCCACGTCGCCGCTTTGTTCCACCGAACTGCCAGGCGGCGAACGGCTGCAAGTCTGTCTGCCGCCGGCCGTGCCAACGGGCACGGTCAGTCTGACGATCCGCCGGCCCGGCTCGACGGTGGCGCCGCTGTCGTCCGTCACCTCCCGGTATCAGTCGGAAGGGTGGAACACCTGGGCACAAAACCGGGAAACCCGGAATTTTGCGGAAGCCCTGGAATACTACGATTCCGGCGATCTTGAGGGCTTCCTTGCGGCGGCCGTACGCTGCCGCATGACCATCCTGCTCTGTGGTGCCACCGGCTCCGGCAAAACCACGATGAGCAAAACGCTGATCTCGGCGATCCCCATGGCGGAGCGGATCATCACGATCGAGGACACGGCGGAGCTGGTGATCCCGCAGCCGAATCATGTCCGGCTGCTCTACTCGAAAGACGGCCTCTCCACCGCGAAAATCGACGCCGAAGCGCTGTTGCAGGCCAGCCTTCGCATGCGGCCGAACCGGGTGCTCCTGCAAGAGCTGCGCGACGATGCGGCATGGACCTATGTAAACGAGGTGGTTTCCGGGCATCCGGGCTCGATCACAACCATTCACGGGGCCAATCCGGCCCAGGCGTTCAAGAAGCTGTTTTCGCTCATCAAGGGCTCCCCCAAGGGTGCTGGCTTTGATGACGCCACGCTTTGCGATCTGCTCGCGGCGGCTGTCGATCTCATCATCCCCTTCGAGACTTCCGGCAGCACCTACCGGATCGGCAAGGTCTGGTTTGGCCCTGACGCGGCCAGGCGCGGTGAAACAGCCGCCGCCCTCTTGCGGGCCGCCTGA
- the virB10 gene encoding type IV secretion system protein VirB10: MANEDKRDRPYGPISHDNAAPSPVEQEQSAVASRQRLTGRQIGGIALACALGAGVVLVVTQLTTHHEPKPAKQAAVTGGTEGRPFVNNASGGTAPASKPAALPLPSKQNTGFHNPFLNNQQESPAMKALKAPIMAFNQTGGGVSAQPASNTVGQNGAPTAGPVKPTAFASKLNADQFSAADATMIAHPNFTIAAGTIIPCTLQTAINSTLPGFVKCVLPQPVRSMNGTVTLLDKGTQVLGEVREGLVQGQDRLFILWDRAVTPQNVAIQLASPAADPLGRAGVSGAVNNHFLERFGAAIMMTIIGGSMQVAANAAQNSAGNTYLEYMNSSTNQIANTTLQHTIDIPPTLTKHQGENVSIFVARDLNFSKVYKLSVVSP, encoded by the coding sequence ATGGCAAATGAGGACAAGCGGGACCGCCCTTATGGGCCGATAAGCCACGACAACGCAGCGCCGTCGCCGGTCGAACAGGAACAATCGGCGGTTGCCAGCCGGCAGCGCCTGACCGGGCGCCAAATCGGCGGCATTGCCCTGGCCTGCGCCCTCGGCGCTGGCGTCGTGCTCGTGGTAACGCAGCTCACCACCCATCATGAGCCAAAGCCTGCCAAACAGGCCGCCGTGACCGGCGGGACCGAAGGCCGGCCCTTCGTCAATAATGCGAGCGGCGGCACGGCGCCTGCCTCCAAACCTGCCGCGCTGCCCCTGCCGTCCAAGCAGAACACGGGGTTTCACAATCCGTTCCTGAACAATCAGCAGGAATCCCCTGCCATGAAGGCGCTCAAGGCACCGATCATGGCGTTCAACCAAACTGGCGGTGGAGTATCCGCGCAACCTGCCAGCAATACCGTGGGCCAGAACGGCGCTCCCACCGCTGGGCCTGTGAAACCCACGGCCTTCGCGAGCAAGCTCAACGCGGATCAGTTCAGCGCGGCCGATGCCACGATGATCGCGCATCCGAATTTCACGATCGCGGCCGGCACCATCATTCCCTGCACGCTGCAAACCGCGATCAACTCGACCCTGCCGGGCTTCGTCAAATGCGTATTACCGCAGCCCGTGCGCTCGATGAACGGCACGGTGACGTTGCTGGACAAGGGAACGCAAGTTCTGGGCGAGGTTCGCGAGGGCCTGGTGCAAGGCCAGGATCGGCTTTTCATCCTCTGGGACCGCGCGGTGACGCCGCAGAATGTCGCCATTCAGCTCGCCTCGCCGGCAGCCGATCCCCTCGGCCGGGCTGGCGTCTCGGGTGCGGTCAACAACCATTTCCTCGAACGGTTCGGCGCGGCGATCATGATGACGATCATCGGCGGCTCGATGCAGGTGGCGGCAAACGCCGCCCAGAACAGCGCCGGCAACACGTATCTGGAATATATGAACTCAAGCACAAACCAGATCGCCAACACCACGCTGCAACACACGATCGACATTCCGCCCACGCTGACCAAGCACCAGGGCGAGAATGTCTCGATCTTCGTGGCCCGCGATCTGAATTTCTCCAAGGTCTATAAGCTGTCGGTTGTCTCGCCATGA
- a CDS encoding TrbG/VirB9 family P-type conjugative transfer protein: MKCSRKLATGGLIWLGMMGTAFAVQYPQPGHEDARVRYVPYQSGNVTDIWTAPGAALTVQFGTGEKVVSVAESDSAYLKVVPVQNYLFIKPTGILPAQPIAVLCKTADGKLRHYFFQFETVNKQLGAGENVDYAVVFTYPHQAYERQLAKRKAAEAKAVQQEAKNRLDEARAVMNAATVDRYQGPRNYEYVARGDHQLAPAEVWDNGYSTVFTFPAMQRIPAIFYVQPDGKEATANYSVNGDTVVVPGTAPEWRLRDGHTVLDIYDLKYNPTGATPGTHTISPDVAREMRTFNDGK; encoded by the coding sequence ATGAAGTGCTCGCGCAAACTCGCGACTGGCGGGCTCATTTGGCTCGGCATGATGGGGACGGCCTTTGCTGTGCAGTATCCTCAGCCGGGGCATGAAGATGCCCGCGTTCGCTACGTGCCCTATCAGTCAGGCAACGTCACTGACATCTGGACCGCGCCGGGTGCGGCGCTGACGGTCCAGTTTGGAACGGGAGAAAAGGTCGTCTCAGTCGCGGAGAGCGATAGCGCCTATCTCAAGGTCGTCCCGGTCCAGAATTACCTTTTCATCAAGCCAACTGGCATTCTGCCGGCACAGCCGATCGCGGTTCTTTGCAAAACGGCAGACGGTAAGCTCCGGCATTATTTCTTCCAGTTTGAGACCGTGAACAAGCAGCTCGGCGCCGGCGAGAATGTCGATTACGCCGTGGTGTTCACCTATCCGCACCAGGCTTATGAGCGCCAGCTCGCCAAGCGAAAGGCGGCCGAGGCGAAGGCCGTCCAGCAGGAAGCCAAAAACCGGCTTGATGAAGCGCGCGCGGTCATGAACGCGGCAACGGTCGATCGATACCAGGGGCCACGCAATTACGAGTATGTCGCCCGTGGCGATCATCAACTCGCCCCCGCCGAGGTCTGGGACAACGGCTATTCAACCGTGTTCACCTTCCCGGCCATGCAGCGCATCCCGGCCATTTTCTATGTTCAGCCGGACGGCAAGGAAGCAACTGCCAATTATTCGGTCAACGGGGATACGGTCGTTGTGCCGGGCACCGCGCCAGAATGGCGGCTGCGCGACGGGCATACGGTCCTCGATATTTACGATCTCAAATACAACCCGACCGGCGCCACGCCAGGCACACACACGATCAGCCCGGATGTCGCGCGCGAGATGAGGACGTTCAACGATGGCAAATGA
- a CDS encoding type IV secretion system protein VirB8: MNADMKSTALPIDNERLASYFQDVESFQASEKRTARRWGRVGWVVAGVSLAVNVTLAGAIVMILPLEKLVPAFITVKSDGTTSTTMNFNSLPSNEKAAMTRAAIWQYVRARESYDFADAQYRYDVASLMSNPTVQSTYQSWFLDKGPGSTSPQVTVGKKGQISVEMVSLSMVRPNVALVRFRRTVTMYGSDPQTSTWTATVGFENVATLPVSARLADPSGLIVTNYQALKDSP; the protein is encoded by the coding sequence GCGCTGCCGATCGATAACGAACGGCTGGCCTCCTATTTCCAAGATGTTGAATCTTTCCAAGCCTCGGAAAAGCGCACCGCCCGCCGCTGGGGCCGTGTGGGCTGGGTGGTGGCCGGCGTGTCCCTGGCGGTCAACGTCACACTGGCCGGGGCGATCGTGATGATCCTGCCGCTCGAAAAGCTCGTGCCTGCGTTCATCACGGTAAAATCTGACGGCACCACCAGCACCACGATGAATTTCAACAGCCTTCCCAGCAATGAGAAGGCGGCGATGACCAGGGCGGCGATCTGGCAATATGTCCGTGCGCGCGAAAGCTATGACTTCGCCGACGCGCAATATCGCTATGATGTTGCCTCTCTTATGTCGAACCCCACGGTGCAAAGCACCTATCAAAGCTGGTTCCTCGACAAAGGGCCTGGCAGCACCAGCCCGCAGGTGACGGTCGGCAAAAAGGGGCAAATCAGCGTCGAGATGGTGAGCCTGTCCATGGTGCGGCCGAACGTCGCACTCGTGCGCTTCCGCCGTACCGTGACGATGTACGGCTCTGATCCGCAGACTTCGACATGGACCGCGACGGTCGGTTTTGAAAATGTCGCAACGCTGCCGGTTTCCGCCCGCCTTGCTGATCCCAGCGGGCTCATTGTGACCAACTACCAAGCCCTAAAGGATTCGCCATGA